In Symphalangus syndactylus isolate Jambi chromosome 14, NHGRI_mSymSyn1-v2.1_pri, whole genome shotgun sequence, one DNA window encodes the following:
- the LOC129462997 gene encoding ribonuclease H1-like: MFYAVRRGRKTGVFLTWNECKAQVHRFPAARFKKFATEDEAWAFVRKFASPEVSEGQENQHGQESETKASKRLREPLDGDGDESAEPYAKHMKPSVEPAPPVSRETYSYMRDFVVVYTDGCCSSNGRRRPRAGIGVYWGPGRPLNVGIRFPGRQTNQRVEIHAACKAIEQAKPQNINKLVLYTDSMFTINGITNCVQGWKKNGWKTSAGKEVINKEDFVALERLTQGMDIQWASILNVHVLWLL, encoded by the coding sequence ATGTTCTATGCCGTGAGGAGGGGCCGCAAGACCGGGGTCTTTCTGACCTGGAATGAGTGCAAAGCACAGGTGCACCGGTTTCCTGCTGCCAGATTTAAGAAGTTTGCCACAGAAGATGAGGCCTGGGCCTTTGTCAGGAAATTTGCAAGCCCGGAAGTTTCAGAAGGGCAGGAAAATCAACATGGACAAGAATCGGAGACGAAAGCCAGCAAGCGACTCCGTGAGCCActggatggagatggagatgaaaGCGCAGAGCCCTATGCAAAGCACATGAAGCCGAGCGTGGAGCCAGCGCCTCCAGTTAGCAGAGAAACGTATTCCTACATGAGAGACTTCGTCGTCGTCTACACTGATGGCTGCTGCTCCAGTAATGGGCGTAGAAGGCCACGAGCAGGAATCGGCGTTTACTGGGGGCCGGGCCGTCCTTTAAATGTAGGCATTAGATTTCCTGGGCGGCAGACAAACCAAAGAGTGGAAATTCATGCAGCCTGCAAAGCCATTGAACAAGCAAAGCCTCAGAACATCAATAAACTGGTTCTGTATACAGACAGTATGTTTACGATAAATGGTATAACTAACTGCGTTCAAGGTTGGAAGAAAAATGGGTGGAAGACAAGTGCAGGGAAAGAGGTGATCAACAAAGAGGACTTCGTGGCACTGGAGAGGCTGACCCAAGGGATGGACATTCAGTGGGCGAGTATCTTAAATGTTCATGTCCTATGGCTATTATGA